A stretch of Candidatus Symbiobacter mobilis CR DNA encodes these proteins:
- a CDS encoding PAS domain-containing hybrid sensor histidine kinase/response regulator yields the protein MIIKLRNAQLENEILERKKAENTICQKEALFRGMFEHHSAVMLLINPETGHIIKANKSAANYYGYSIQEFEEMEIGKINQLQPECIRQTITQMMTEECREFSFQHRLKNGEIRYVEVHSSPIIFKGKTLLFSIIHDITDRKRAEEALLNSERHYNRIISCVPVMLYDYILYPDGSSRFLYVGPSCREILELDEKELLSDMNLFWKMIHSDDLRRLHDEDAASNREGKFFDTEVRILTQSGCFKWIQLSSRPNPAPPGEPAIWSGFILDVTERRRMIEELKEAKEAAESANRAKSEFLANMSHEIRTPMNVIIGMSRLIRETTLTDEQQEYALILSHSSEILLSLIEDILDFSKIEAGKIELESVDFDLKNFLGKITDILKIKASEKGLTLSCNISPDIPRFLKGDRNRLRQVILNLLNNSVKFTAKGGITITVENENTNEQNQIILSFSVADTGIGIPQDRLDRMFQPFSQADSSTTRKYGGTGLGLVISKRLVELMGGRILIESEYGKGTTFRFTAKFEQGSKTLDPVCTLNNTTLISDSQFAGLRVLLAEDNEFNQRFGLIILKKMGICADAVRNGKKATEAIRQNEYDIILMDVQMPEMDGLEATRIIRGEQFKVPIIAMTANATPQDREECIAAGMDDYISKPVEPEKLREVLYRYSGIMSQSSDTYITPPHADLRKIFDREEFLNRVEGDEEVMSQLFSFLRKDLPDYIQILKTAVDNDDIQEVMRQSHTIKGLAANLAAHRLNDAAYQIEITAKSGEMEKVRLLMRDIEQECEALLSVI from the coding sequence TTGATAATAAAACTCCGGAACGCTCAACTTGAGAATGAAATTCTGGAACGTAAAAAAGCAGAAAATACCATTTGTCAAAAAGAAGCTCTGTTTAGGGGCATGTTTGAACATCATAGTGCTGTAATGCTGCTTATTAATCCTGAGACTGGACATATTATCAAGGCAAATAAGTCAGCTGCCAACTATTACGGATATTCCATACAGGAATTTGAAGAGATGGAGATCGGAAAAATTAATCAATTACAGCCCGAATGTATCCGTCAGACAATAACGCAAATGATGACCGAAGAGTGCAGGGAGTTTTCTTTTCAGCATCGCTTGAAAAACGGAGAGATTCGTTATGTTGAGGTTCATTCTTCCCCAATAATTTTTAAAGGAAAAACACTGCTGTTTTCGATTATTCACGATATCACCGACCGCAAGCGGGCAGAAGAAGCGTTACTTAACAGCGAGAGACATTATAACCGGATTATATCCTGTGTGCCAGTTATGCTGTATGACTACATTCTGTATCCTGACGGCAGCAGCAGATTCCTCTATGTGGGACCGAGCTGTCGGGAAATCCTGGAATTGGACGAAAAAGAACTTTTATCTGATATGAACTTATTTTGGAAGATGATTCACAGCGATGATCTGCGAAGGCTGCATGATGAGGATGCTGCATCTAACAGAGAAGGGAAATTTTTCGATACTGAAGTGCGAATCCTTACACAATCCGGTTGTTTTAAGTGGATACAGCTCTCCTCGCGTCCTAACCCTGCTCCGCCTGGTGAACCGGCAATTTGGAGCGGATTCATTCTTGATGTAACCGAGCGCAGGCGGATGATAGAAGAACTGAAAGAGGCAAAAGAGGCTGCTGAATCTGCCAATCGTGCCAAATCTGAATTTCTTGCCAACATGAGCCATGAAATAAGAACTCCGATGAACGTGATTATCGGCATGAGCAGACTTATTAGAGAGACTACGCTTACCGATGAACAGCAGGAATATGCTCTTATTCTGTCCCACTCCTCTGAAATACTTCTGTCACTTATCGAGGATATTCTTGATTTCTCAAAAATCGAGGCGGGTAAAATTGAATTGGAATCAGTTGATTTTGATCTGAAAAATTTTCTTGGTAAAATAACTGACATACTGAAGATAAAAGCCTCTGAAAAGGGATTGACTCTTAGCTGTAATATCTCTCCTGATATTCCGCGTTTTCTCAAAGGCGACCGCAACCGTCTTCGTCAGGTTATCCTGAATCTGCTCAATAATTCTGTCAAATTCACAGCAAAAGGTGGGATAACCATAACAGTTGAGAATGAAAATACTAACGAACAGAATCAGATTATTCTCAGCTTCAGCGTTGCCGACACAGGCATCGGCATTCCGCAAGACCGTCTGGATCGTATGTTTCAACCTTTTTCACAGGCAGATTCTTCAACAACCCGAAAATATGGCGGAACAGGTCTTGGACTTGTGATTTCAAAGAGGCTTGTCGAACTTATGGGAGGCAGGATTTTAATTGAGAGTGAATATGGAAAAGGCACTACATTCCGATTCACTGCAAAATTTGAACAAGGAAGCAAGACGCTCGACCCTGTTTGCACGCTTAATAACACGACTTTAATATCAGACTCACAATTTGCAGGTCTTCGCGTTCTGCTTGCTGAAGATAATGAGTTTAATCAGCGATTTGGCTTGATAATTCTAAAAAAAATGGGAATCTGTGCAGATGCGGTCCGGAATGGTAAAAAGGCAACAGAGGCAATTCGTCAAAATGAGTATGATATTATTCTGATGGATGTTCAGATGCCGGAGATGGACGGACTTGAAGCCACAAGAATAATAAGGGGTGAACAGTTCAAAGTGCCTATTATTGCCATGACCGCAAATGCAACACCGCAGGATCGCGAGGAGTGTATTGCTGCCGGAATGGATGACTATATTTCCAAGCCGGTTGAACCTGAAAAATTACGTGAAGTCCTTTACAGGTATTCTGGTATTATGTCCCAATCTTCTGACACATATATCACTCCGCCACATGCCGACTTAAGAAAAATATTTGACAGAGAAGAATTTTTGAACCGTGTCGAAGGAGATGAGGAAGTGATGAGTCAACTTTTTTCATTCCTGCGTAAAGATTTACCCGATTATATACAGATATTGAAAACAGCCGTAGATAATGATGATATTCAGGAAGTTATGAGACAATCACATACCATTAAAGGGCTTGCTGCAAATTTAGCTGCTCACAGGCTAAATGATGCAGCTTATCAAATAGAGATTACTGCAAAGAGCGGAGAAATGGAAAAAGTGCGACTTTTAATGCGTGATATTGAACAGGAATGTGAAGCTCTGTTGTCTGTAATATAA
- a CDS encoding group II intron maturase-specific domain-containing protein, translating to MRGWTAYFGISQYYRPVPELDEWIRRRKRMCY from the coding sequence TTGCGGGGGTGGACGGCGTACTTTGGTATCAGCCAGTATTACCGCCCGGTACCCGAACTGGACGAGTGGATCAGACGGCGTAAGCGAATGTGCTACTGA
- the tnpA gene encoding IS200/IS605 family transposase, translating to MDYRYGSHTVFQIEYHFVWVTKYRYKVLTGEIGERVRELVRETCEAFEIRIVKGVVSKDHVHILVSCPPVMAPSEIVRRLKGRTASKLLEEFPHIKKRYWGRHFWARGYFCATVGQMTEEMIKSYLEHHFEPRQNDDFKMEPG from the coding sequence ATGGATTATAGATACGGAAGTCATACAGTATTCCAGATAGAGTATCACTTTGTATGGGTTACGAAATACCGTTACAAGGTTCTGACGGGAGAAATTGGGGAGCGGGTCAGAGAGCTAGTGCGAGAAACATGTGAGGCATTTGAAATCAGGATTGTGAAGGGTGTGGTAAGTAAGGATCACGTGCATATCTTGGTAAGTTGCCCGCCGGTAATGGCACCAAGTGAGATTGTCCGGAGGCTGAAAGGGCGGACAGCAAGCAAGCTGTTGGAAGAGTTTCCACACATAAAAAAGAGATACTGGGGACGTCACTTTTGGGCGAGAGGATACTTTTGTGCAACTGTAGGGCAGATGACAGAAGAAATGATTAAGAGCTACTTAGAACACCATTTTGAACCGAGGCAGAACGATGATTTCAAGATGGAGCCGGGCTAA